In a single window of the Jaculus jaculus isolate mJacJac1 chromosome 9, mJacJac1.mat.Y.cur, whole genome shotgun sequence genome:
- the Ubald2 gene encoding UBA-like domain-containing protein 2: MSVNMDELRHQVMINQFVLAAGCAADQAKQLLQAAHWQFETALSTFFQESNIPNSHHHPQMMCTPSNTPATPPNFPDALAMFSKLRASEGLQSGNSPMTAVACSPPANFSPFWASSPPNHQAPWIPPSSPNSFHRLHCPQPTWPPVSSQGGAQQKAMAAMDGQR; encoded by the exons ATGTCGGTGAACATGGACGAGCTGCGGCATCAGGTCATGATCAACCAGTTCGTGTTGGCCGCGGGCTGCGCGGCCGACCAGGCGAAGCAGCTGCTGCAGGCGGCCCACTGGCAGTTCGAG ACCGCCCTGAGCACGTTTTTCCAAGAGAGCAACATTCCCAACAGCCACCATCACCCCCAGATG ATGTGTACTCCTAGCAACACGCCTGCCACGCCACCCAACTTCCCTGACGCGCTGGCCATGTTCAGCAAGCTTCGTGCCTCGGAGGGTCTGCAGAGCGGCAACAGCCCCATGACCGCCGTGGCCTGCTCGCCCCCTGCAAACTTCAGTCCCTTCTGGGCCTCATCCCCACCCAACCACCAGGCGCCCTGGATCCCGCCCTCTTCCCCCAACTCCTTCCACCGCCTCCACTGCCCACAGCCCACGTGGCCCCCAGTATCATCGCAGGGGGGTGCCCAGCAGAAAGCCATGGCAGCTATGGATGGCCAGAGATGA